One Clostridium sp. CM027 genomic window carries:
- a CDS encoding cobalamin adenosyltransferase, producing the protein MSLLTESELRKQLKNTDIKEYEVVKGVIITPSAKQYLQDKNIKLIIVDTLSAKKQGNSKTEKEDEGKIFPKYICLKGGYVEEKPEHMTQLYGNKLVPKDHRKIEFRGRLDSLQSKILEVQVIASKLQNEGVAKDLEEILSFVRNILRAEVLEENLPEFSILGIGENDLREMSHNPKKYFNMDHFMPNYKMGEIVVGLNSIRSNIREVEICGFKAFKDIDAEITRNDIIRYLNRLSSCLYIMMFKFLSGKYK; encoded by the coding sequence ATGAGTTTGTTAACTGAAAGTGAACTAAGAAAACAACTTAAAAATACAGATATTAAAGAATACGAAGTAGTAAAGGGTGTTATTATTACCCCCTCTGCAAAACAGTATCTACAAGATAAAAACATTAAACTAATAATTGTTGATACATTGAGTGCTAAGAAACAAGGTAATTCCAAAACTGAAAAGGAAGATGAAGGAAAAATTTTCCCGAAATATATTTGCCTCAAGGGTGGTTATGTAGAGGAAAAACCAGAGCATATGACACAGTTATATGGAAATAAATTAGTACCTAAAGATCATAGGAAAATAGAGTTTAGAGGAAGACTTGATAGTCTTCAATCTAAAATTTTGGAAGTTCAAGTAATAGCTTCAAAACTTCAAAATGAAGGAGTAGCAAAAGACTTAGAGGAGATTCTATCTTTTGTACGTAACATATTAAGGGCGGAAGTATTAGAAGAAAATCTTCCGGAATTCTCTATTTTAGGAATTGGTGAGAATGACCTGAGGGAAATGTCACATAATCCTAAAAAATATTTTAATATGGATCATTTTATGCCTAATTATAAAATGGGTGAAATAGTTGTTGGACTTAATTCCATAAGAAGTAATATAAGAGAAGTTGAAATATGTGGTTTCAAGGCATTTAAAGACATTGACGCAGAGATAACAAGAAACGATATTATAAGATATTTAAATAGATTAAGCAGCTGTTTATATATAATGATGTTTAAGTTTTTGTCAGGAAAATATAAATAG
- the eutM gene encoding ethanolamine utilization microcompartment protein EutM: protein MASTNALGMVETRGLVGAIEAADAMVKAANVTLVGKEQIGAGLVTVMVRGDVGAVKAATDAGAAAAERVGELVSVHVIPRPHAEVDAILPKVKEVIEE from the coding sequence ATGGCAAGTACAAACGCATTAGGAATGGTTGAAACAAGAGGACTCGTAGGTGCAATAGAAGCTGCAGATGCTATGGTTAAAGCTGCAAATGTTACATTGGTAGGAAAAGAGCAAATTGGTGCAGGACTCGTAACTGTAATGGTTAGAGGAGATGTTGGAGCTGTTAAAGCAGCTACAGATGCTGGAGCTGCTGCTGCAGAACGAGTAGGAGAATTAGTTTCTGTTCATGTAATTCCAAGACCACATGCTGAAGTAGATGCAATACTTCCAAAAGTAAAAGAAGTAATAGAAGAATAA
- a CDS encoding BMC domain-containing protein: MYKGALGLIEVHGYLGAIEAADVALKTSNVNLIGCEIVDGGLVTVKIKGDVSSVKAAVEAAEIAVTKLNILVVAHVIPGPDLSVWNTIVENTSTKDCDHKECSEEVLVVESKKIKNVNQDKKTQEIKAIEFGDNTLSNSTSLKEQLESEKVNELRTLARSLDLDNMTKKQIKFAKKDRLVEEIVLFYQRRSK, translated from the coding sequence ATGTATAAGGGAGCATTAGGGTTAATTGAGGTACATGGGTACCTTGGTGCCATAGAAGCTGCAGATGTGGCACTTAAGACATCTAATGTAAATCTTATAGGTTGTGAAATAGTTGATGGTGGTTTGGTTACAGTAAAGATAAAGGGTGATGTTTCTTCAGTTAAAGCAGCTGTTGAAGCGGCTGAAATTGCTGTGACAAAGTTAAATATTTTAGTAGTAGCTCATGTAATTCCTGGACCAGACTTATCAGTATGGAACACTATTGTGGAAAATACAAGCACTAAGGATTGTGACCATAAGGAATGTAGTGAAGAGGTTTTAGTTGTTGAAAGTAAAAAAATCAAGAATGTAAATCAAGACAAAAAAACACAAGAGATTAAAGCGATAGAATTTGGAGATAACACTCTAAGTAATAGTACAAGCCTAAAAGAGCAGTTAGAGAGTGAAAAAGTAAATGAACTCAGAACATTAGCGAGAAGTCTTGACTTAGATAATATGACTAAGAAACAGATAAAGTTTGCTAAAAAAGATAGGCTTGTAGAAGAGATCGTATTATTCTATCAAAGGAGGAGTAAATAG
- a CDS encoding acetaldehyde dehydrogenase (acetylating): MSIQEVRDLIAKAKIAQKKLGEMSQSEIDRIVKAISDSAYNNAEKLAKMAEEETGFGKWQDKIVKNTFASKGVYEYIKDLKTVGIINEDKDKKLVEVAVPVGVVAGLIPSTNPTSTAIYKAMISIKAGNSIVFSPHPMGKKCILETVRIISEAAVAAGAPEGTIGCMSIPTMQGTDQLMKHSDISLILATGGTPMVKAAYSSGNPAIGVGPGNGPAFIEKSADIPLAVKRILDSKTFDNGTICASEQSIVVEACSKDKVVSELKAQGAYFLNREEADRLAGFILRSNGSMNPQIVGKSVEAIAKMANLNVPTGARVLISEETNVGHKYPYSREKLAPILGFFCEETWEKACEKCIDILNNEGAGHTLIIHSNNEAVIREFALKKPVSRLLVNTPGSLGGIGATTSLVPALTLGCGAVGGSATSDNVGPMNLLNIRRLVYGTREIEDIVDRSNTVNSNISKEDLNEDSINLIVEKIMEKLKS, translated from the coding sequence ATGTCAATTCAAGAAGTTAGGGACCTAATAGCTAAAGCAAAGATTGCACAAAAGAAATTAGGCGAAATGAGCCAAAGCGAAATCGACAGAATAGTTAAAGCCATTAGTGATTCAGCTTATAATAATGCTGAAAAATTAGCTAAAATGGCAGAAGAGGAAACTGGTTTTGGAAAATGGCAAGATAAGATTGTGAAAAATACTTTTGCTAGTAAGGGAGTTTATGAATATATAAAGGATTTAAAAACTGTAGGAATAATAAATGAAGATAAAGATAAAAAATTAGTTGAGGTGGCAGTTCCAGTAGGGGTTGTTGCAGGACTTATTCCATCAACTAACCCTACATCTACAGCTATATATAAAGCTATGATATCTATAAAAGCAGGAAATTCAATAGTTTTCTCACCACATCCAATGGGTAAAAAATGTATATTGGAAACTGTAAGAATAATATCTGAAGCAGCTGTGGCTGCAGGAGCACCAGAAGGAACTATTGGATGCATGTCTATACCTACTATGCAAGGTACAGATCAGTTAATGAAACATAGTGATATTTCATTAATACTCGCAACTGGTGGTACACCTATGGTTAAAGCAGCCTATAGCTCAGGTAATCCAGCTATAGGAGTAGGACCAGGAAATGGACCAGCTTTCATAGAAAAATCTGCAGATATTCCTTTAGCAGTAAAGAGAATATTAGATAGTAAGACTTTTGATAATGGAACTATCTGTGCTTCAGAACAATCTATAGTAGTTGAAGCTTGCTCTAAGGACAAAGTAGTTTCTGAATTAAAAGCACAGGGCGCTTATTTCTTAAATAGAGAAGAAGCTGATAGATTAGCAGGATTTATACTTAGAAGTAATGGTTCAATGAATCCTCAAATAGTAGGAAAAAGTGTTGAAGCTATAGCTAAAATGGCTAACTTAAATGTTCCTACTGGAGCTAGAGTACTTATATCTGAAGAAACAAATGTAGGACATAAGTATCCATACTCAAGAGAAAAGTTAGCTCCAATTTTAGGTTTCTTCTGTGAAGAAACTTGGGAAAAGGCTTGTGAAAAATGTATTGATATATTAAACAATGAGGGAGCAGGGCATACTCTTATAATACACTCAAATAATGAGGCTGTAATTAGAGAATTTGCACTTAAAAAACCTGTATCAAGATTATTAGTTAATACTCCAGGTTCACTAGGTGGAATAGGAGCTACTACAAGCTTAGTACCAGCTTTAACTTTAGGCTGTGGAGCAGTTGGCGGAAGTGCAACTTCTGATAATGTTGGACCTATGAACTTATTGAATATAAGAAGATTGGTTTATGGAACCCGTGAAATAGAGGATATAGTAGATAGAAGTAACACTGTTAATTCTAATATTAGCAAAGAAGATTTAAATGAAGACTCTATAAATCTAATAGTAGAAAAAATCATGGAAAAATTGAAAAGCTAG